One Ailuropoda melanoleuca isolate Jingjing chromosome 14, ASM200744v2, whole genome shotgun sequence DNA segment encodes these proteins:
- the TC2N gene encoding tandem C2 domains nuclear protein — protein sequence MAAEFIKSCCRGCFYGETEKHNFSRERDFKAAVSESQNTTVCVPPLSSVSVKPQVGCTEDYLLSKLPSDGKEVPFVVPRFKLSYVQPRVQGTPSHLEELEGSARASFGDRKVELSSSSQHGPSYDIYNPCYKYQHISPDLSRRLPPRSEAARLYGSVCDLRTSKLPSSPGLSKSMFDLTSSSQRFMQRHDSWSSMPSTSSSRKNSQGSNRSLDTITLSGDERDFGRLNVKVFYNSSVEQIWITVLQCRDLSWPSSCGDSPTVSIKGTLTLPKPVHFKSSAKEGSNTIEFMETFVFAIKLQSLQTVRLVFKIQTQTPRKKTIGECSLSLRTLSTQEMDYSLDIMSPSKISVCHAELQLGTCFQAVNSRIQLQILEAQYLPSSSTPLTLSFFVKVGMFSSGELIYKKKTRLLKASNGRVKWGETMIFPLIQNEKEILFLIKLYSRSSVRRRHFVGQIWVSEDSNHTEAANQWKETVTNPEKVVIKWHKLNPS from the exons ATGGCAGCAGAATTTATAAAGAGTTGCTGTAGAGGATGTTTTTATGGTGAAACAGAAAAGCACAATT TTTCCAGGGAGAGAGACTTTAAAGCAGCAGTCTCAGAGAGTCAAAATACCACTGTCTGTGTCCCTCCATTGAGTTCTGTTTCGGTAAAGCCTCAGGTTGGCTGTACTGAGGATTACTTACTTTCCAAATTACCATCTGATGGCAAAGAAGTACCATTTGTGGTGCCCAGGTTTAAGCTATCATATGTTCAGCCCCGGGTACAAGGAACTCCCTCACATCTGGAGGAACTGGAAG GATCTGCTAGAGCATCTTTTGGAGATCGAAAGGTAGAACTTTCCAGTTCATCCCAGCACGGACCCAGCTATGATATATACAACCCCTGCTATAAGTATCAGCACATTTCGCCTGATTTGAGCCGGCGCCTTCCTCCTCGCTCAGAAGCAGCGAGACTGTATGGATCAG TTTGTGATTTAAGGACCAGCAAACTACCCAGTTCCCCTGGGCTAAGCAAGTCTATGTTTGATCTTACAAGTTCATCTCAGCGGTTCATGCAG AGACATGATTCATGGTCCAGCATGCCTAGTACTTCTTCTTCAAGGAAAAATTCCCAGGGCAGTAACAGAAGCCTGG ATACAATTACTCTGTCAGGAGATGAAAGAGATTTTGGGAGATTGAATGTGAAAGTGTTTTATAATTCTTCAGTAGAGCAGATCTGGATCACAGTTTTGCAG tgcaGAGATTTAAGTTGGCCTTCTAGTTGTGGGGACTCTCCTACTGTTTCTATAAAAGGAACGCTAACATTGCCCAAACCCGTGCATTTCAAATCTTCAGCAAAGGAGGGCTCTAAT actattGAATTTATGGAAACTTTTGTATTTGCTATTAAACTCCAAAGTCTACAAACTGTAAGGCTTGTATttaagattcaaacccagactcCCAGGAAGAAAACCATCGGGGAATGCTCACTATCACTCAGAACTCTTAGCACACAAGAAATGGATTACTCTTTGGATATAATGTCACCTTCAAAAATTTCT GTTTGCCATGCAGAACTTCAACTGGGGACTTGTTTTCAAGCTGTAAATAGCAGAATTCAGTTACAAATTCTCGAGGCACAATACCTGCCAAGCTCTTCAACACCTCTCACTCTGA gtTTCTTCGTGAAGGTGGGGATGTTTAGTTCAGGAGAGTTGATTTATAAGAAGAAGACACGCTTACTGAAGGCCTCCAACGGAAGAGTAAAGTGGGGAGAAACTATGATTTTTCCACTTatacagaatgaaaaagaaattctttttctcatcAAGCTTTATAGTCGGAGCTCTGTAAGAAGAAGGCACTTTGTGGGGCAG ATTTGGGTAAGCGAGGACAGTAATCACACCGAAGCCGCAAATCAGTGGAAAGAGACAGTTACGAATCCAGAAAAGGTTGTTATCAAGT